DNA from Bacteroidota bacterium:
GTACCTCCTCTTTTCAAAGGAATAGCATTACGCCATTCGGCTACCATTTTATCATCAAGAGCGTCAGTCATCTCAGTTTCGATAAACCCGGGAGCAATTACATTTGCCCTGATATTTCTCGATCCTAATTCAAGAGCAACAGATTTAGTAAAACCAATAATTCCCGCTTTTGATGCAGAATAGTTAGCCTGTCCTGCATTACCTTTTACACCTACAACCGAGCTCATATTTACGATAGAGCCTTTGCGTTGTTTCAACATGGTACGCTGAACAGCCTTAGTAAGGTTAAATACCGACTTAAGATTTATTCTTATTACTTCGTCCCACTGCTCTTCCGACATTCTCATCAAAAGATTATCACGTGTGATACCGGCATTGTTGATTAAAACATCAATACTGCCAAATTCAGATACTACATCTTTAGCTAACTGCTCTGCAGCAGAATAATCTGAAGCATCAGAGCGAAATCCTTTTATTTTTGTACCGAACTTTCCTAACTCTTGTTCCAATGCCTGTCCCTTTTCTACTGACGACAGGTAAGTAAACGCAATATTCGCACCATTTTTTGCAAATACTTCTGCTATTTCTCTTCCTATTCCCCTTGAAGCTCCTGTAATAATAACAGTCTTACCTTCTAATAATTGCATAATCTATATTTTATTAATACTTGTTTGTTTCAATTTTAAATAAAACCAAATATACATCAAAATGCACTATGAAATCTTTGTCTTTTCAATTTTATCTTCTTTAAAAAATAGTCCCGTAGCTACAGCTATACAACGATTTTTATAAATTGTTAAAATCAAAAATACTTTGATTTTAACAGTGCATTAGCTGCGCTGAACCAAAAGGTTTCTGAAAATACATTTGGTTTAACAAAGATATTAATTGTCGAAAAAGTCAGAAGCTTTAATTAGTTTTTTTTAGAAGACTCCCCTATCCCGATATGAAATACCCGGATTCCTTGACAAGCAGATAGAATTTTCAAGTAAGACTTAAGAATATTTTTCCCTTAATTTTATAAGAATAATAGATTTGATTCTTGTTTTATAAGAATATAAATAAAATATTTTCTTGTTTTATTAATTTTTATTTGGATTATAATATATTTATTATATATATTTGGGGTATAATTATTCATCAATCATTAAATGATAGACAGAACTCTAGAAAATATAATCGCAGAAAAAGCCTTTAAAAAGAGGACTACTATCATTTCCGGACCACGTCAAACCGGGAAATCAGCACTTGTAGATTCAATCTTATCAAAAAGCAGAAGAAAAAGTGTATTGATAGATGCAGGTGACCCAATGATAAAATCTCAATTGGAAAACTTAAATATTGAGGCGATTAAGCGCATTTTGGGCAGAACCAAACTACTGGTTATAGATGAAGCCCAAAAAGTGACAAATATCGAATCAGTATATAAATTGATAAACAAAACTCTGCCGAATGTCAGAGTAATTATAATTTCAACTTTAAATCCAAATAAAAATGGTAACAATTCTATTAGCAACGATGTTAACAGTTACGAGTTATACCCTATTTCATATAATGAACTAACTGAAAACATTGGGAGAGACGGTGCAAGATCACAATTAAAGCACCGACTTATTTACGGAATGTATCCTAAAGTGATAAGCAGTAAAACTCCGGAAAAAAGAAATTTAATCGAGATCATAAATAACCACCTATATAAAGATATTCTCGAAACCGATGGTATTAGAAAACCGAGTATCATCATTAAACTGTTAAAGAAGCTAGCGCTGCAGGTAGGTAAAGAGATTAACCTCGCAGAGTTATCTGATTTGATGGATATCGACAGAAAAACCATAGACAACTATATATCCAAATTAGAAGAAGCCTATGTAATATTCAGATTGCAACCATTAAAGAGAAACCTCAAGAACGAAATCGGGAAATTTCACAAAATCTATTTCTACGATAACGGCATTCGAAATGCCCTGCTATCGGCCTTCAATCCAATTGACTTGAGGAATGATGCAGATGCACTTTGGGAAAACTTTCTGATGTCGGAAAGAATTAAGCAACAGAATTATTCTCAAAACAGCAGTAATAAATTTTTCTGGCGTACACATGCCCGTCAGGAAATAAACTATATAGAAGAAGAGGAAAATAGTTTCTCGGCATACGACTTCAACTGGAGTTCGAAGAGAAAGACAAAATTCCCTAAAACATTTATTAACAATTACCCAACATTAAAAGAAAAGATAATTACCCCTGTCAACTACTACGATTTCATCATCAATTAATTGACAGATTCAAAATATTGTTATTGTTATTTTTTACAAATCCAAAATCAAAGTCTCGCGGCCACCTACTGCGGGACTTTACTCTTTTAACCTGAACTTGCTTCAGGTTTGAGAAAAGAAGAAAGA
Protein-coding regions in this window:
- the fabG gene encoding 3-oxoacyl-[acyl-carrier-protein] reductase is translated as MQLLEGKTVIITGASRGIGREIAEVFAKNGANIAFTYLSSVEKGQALEQELGKFGTKIKGFRSDASDYSAAEQLAKDVVSEFGSIDVLINNAGITRDNLLMRMSEEQWDEVIRINLKSVFNLTKAVQRTMLKQRKGSIVNMSSVVGVKGNAGQANYSASKAGIIGFTKSVALELGSRNIRANVIAPGFIETEMTDALDDKMVAEWRNAIPLKRGGTGEDVANLALFLASDLSSYITGQVVNVDGGMLT
- a CDS encoding DUF4143 domain-containing protein, translating into MIDRTLENIIAEKAFKKRTTIISGPRQTGKSALVDSILSKSRRKSVLIDAGDPMIKSQLENLNIEAIKRILGRTKLLVIDEAQKVTNIESVYKLINKTLPNVRVIIISTLNPNKNGNNSISNDVNSYELYPISYNELTENIGRDGARSQLKHRLIYGMYPKVISSKTPEKRNLIEIINNHLYKDILETDGIRKPSIIIKLLKKLALQVGKEINLAELSDLMDIDRKTIDNYISKLEEAYVIFRLQPLKRNLKNEIGKFHKIYFYDNGIRNALLSAFNPIDLRNDADALWENFLMSERIKQQNYSQNSSNKFFWRTHARQEINYIEEEENSFSAYDFNWSSKRKTKFPKTFINNYPTLKEKIITPVNYYDFIIN